The DNA region AGGTCTTCGACGCGGCGGGCCATCGGCCCCAGCTCCTGCCAGTTGTCGAGATAACCGCCGAAGCCCACGATGTGGCCGGTGCGCGGGACGCGACCGAAAGTGGGTTTGATGCCGGCGATGCCGTTGTTGTGAGCGGGGCCGCGAACGGAACCGCCCCAGTCGGTGCCGATATCGAAGGCGGAGCCGCCTGCGGCGACGATGGCTCCGGCGCCGCCAGAGGAACCGGCGGTCGAGCGCGTGGTGTCGTAGGGATTCTTGGTGATGCCGTAAACGATGTTGGCGGTCGTGCTGACGCCGGGGATACCGCCACCGGCGAGCGTCCACTCGGGGGTGTTAGTTTTGCCGAGGAGAATCGCACCGGCGGCGCGCAGGCGGGCGACGGTGGTTGCGTCTTTTTCGGGGATGAAATTCATGCGGCCCACGGTGCCGGCGGTGGAGATGACGCCGGCGGTGTCGATCGAGTCCTTGATGGTCATCGGAACGCCGTGGAGCGGGCCTAGGAGTTTGCCGGAGGCGAGCGACTGGTCGGCGGCTTTGGCCTCCGCCATGGCACGCTCGCGGCAGAACTGGACGACGGCGTTGATCTTGGGGTTCACGGCGTCGATCCGCGCGTAGTTGGCGGTGACGGCTTCGACGGCGGATACTTTTTTGTCGCGGATGAGGCCGGCGATCTTGGTGGCCGACATGAAGGCGAGGTCGTCGTTGGTGTCTTTGGACTTCAGATACGACGGGCCGGAGGAGGTTTGCGCAGAAGCGGGGCGGACGCCGAGCTGGGCGAGGAGGGCGGAGGAGCCGGCTAGGCCGGCGCCACGGAGGAAGGCGCGCCGCGTAGAATGCGGCGTGACGGACTGAGTGGCGGTGGCGCGGGAGGTGTGAGCGGAGTCGGAAGGCATGGTGATGGGTGAGCGCAGGTCGGAAGTACGAGTAAGAGTTGGAGAACGATTTTTTCTGAGACGCGGACCGGAGGCCTGACGTGAAGTCAGGCCCTACATGGGTCAGTGGGTGTCGAAGAGGGCCTGGTAGAGTTTCACCTTTTCCTTGATGGCGGTGATTTCGGCGGGAGTGGGTTTTTCGGGATCGGCGGCGTGGGGTAGCGGGCCGTACTTCATGAGGGCGGCGGTTAGGAGGAGCCGGGCCTTGGTGGCGATGGCGTTGCTGCCCTCGATGAAGAGATTGTTCGGGTTGGTGTTCACGAGGGCATGCGCATCACCGCGGGCGACGCGAACGACGGGCAGACCGCAGAGGACGGCTTTTTCCAAGGCCATGTCCTGGGAGCGTGACAGGCTCGCGTAAGGGGAGAGGCCTTCGGCGACGACACCCGCGAGCGGGTATTTCTCGAGAAGCATGTCGAAGGTGGCGGTGAAGCCTTTTTCACCGGCAGGATTGGGTTCGCCGGCGTCATCGTACCAGTTGTCGCCCTTGAGCATGGCGACCTTGGGGATGGCCTTAGGGACGAGTTCGCCCTTCGCGTCTTTGATGGCGACGGGGACCTTGTGGAATTTACCGTCGTGGCGCAGGAGACCGTCGATGGTGGCGGGGAGCGCGGTGACGCGGACTTCGGAGTTCCAGGTGTGTTTGCGGGTGGGGACGTTGGTGATGTAGCCGCCGGTCGTCATCACGCCGAGGATACCGCCGTAGCCGCCGGTGGCGACGTAGCCGCCGGGGTGGGCGTCGCCTTTGACGATCTCGCGGCCGGAGTAGATCATCTCGTCCTGGACCATGACGGCACCCAGGCGGTTTTTGCCATCGGGGCCGGCCCAGATTTTGGAGAGGACGTAGTTAATGGAATCGAGGATGTTGCCGTCGCCGTCAGCGCTGATGACGCCGCGATGGCGGTGGGCGGAGTTGACGGAGATCGGGAGGGGCGTGTCTACGAGGAGGTTGAGCCAGTAGACGGTGCCTTCGGACGTGGGGCTGCCTTCAAGCCAAAGGGCGCCGGCGTATTTGCCGCTGGAGAGAGCGGCCTGCATGCGGTTGGCCGCCTGCGCGAGCATGGGGCGGGTTTGGGCGGCGCCGTAGGGACCGTAGGTGAAAAAATCTTCCCCGAGTTTTTCGGGGGCGATGTCGCCCTCACCGATGTCGGTGCGCTTGGCGGCGGGTAGGCCCTTGGGGTATCCGGCGGCTGGAACGCCGCGGTAAAAGTCGTAGTCGGCCTTGGAGAAAATCCCGCCGCCGTTGCGCTCGATCTCTTCGAAGATGCGGGAGGGATCGGGGACGAACGTCTGGCGGGATTGGGCGAAGGGGGCGCCAGGTTTGGTGGAGGTGCTTTCCCAAGCGCTGCCGTCGGATTGGCGGCCCATGTAGGGGAGCGCGTAGAGGCCGTCCTCGGGTTTGAGCGTGACGGCGTAGGCGGGTTTGTCGGAGGGGCTTTTCTTTTCTTTGGAAAACTCGCCGGAGGCGTTCACGTAGCCGTCGGGTGCGGCGTAGAGTTCGGAGACCTGGCTCTCGAGCGGATGCGCCGTGAACATCTCGATGTAGATCGTGGCGGGAGCGGCGAGGCGCTGGTAGCGTGGCCAGTCGGTGAGGGTGCGGCCGTAGGCGTCTTTGCGTAGGGGGAGGCCGTACTGCTCGCGGGCCTTGTTACTCGTGATGAGCGGGGCGTTGTTCTGGATAGTCGCGGTGGGGCCGGAGAAGACGGCGATGCGGGGCTTGTCGGCTGCGAGAGCAGTGGATGAAAGCGGAAGGAGGGCGAGAGCGGTGGCGAGGGCGCGGACCAGGGGTCCGACGCTGCGGGGAGAAGTCCCACCGGATCGGTGGGCGCGATGCGGTGGGGGGAAGGTCATGGGATCAGTAGGTGATTTTTTCGATGCCGAGGAGCGGCGTAGTGGCGGGCAACTTACGTTGCGGGTTCGCCTGTTCGTAGGCGTAGGCGACCTTGATGAGCGTTGGTTCGTCGTAGAGTCGGGCGAGGATCTCGAGGCCGACGGGCACGCCGTCGGTGTTGAAACCGGCGGGGACGGTCATCGCGGGCATGCCGCTGGCGGTGGAGATGCGGTTACCGTTGCCGGCTACGCGGCTGCGGGCGTCGTTGGGCGGCGTGGGCGTCTCGCCTTTGTTGGGAACGGCGTCGGCGATGGTGCGGACGGGTTTGGTCTCGTGCGGGTAGACGAGGACATCGACCTGCCAGCGGTCCATGAGCTCGTGGACAAATTTTTGGAGGACGAAGCGGCCTTCGAGTTTGGCGATGTACTCGGCGTTGCCGGTGGGTTCGGCGGCGGATTGTTCTTCGTCGTAGCGTTTCTGGAGGCGGCCGATCACGCCGCCTTTGACGAGGTCGGGGATGGTCTTGATCGGGAACTGGGGACCGCGGCTGGCGAAGTAGGCTTCGAGGGCGACGCGGTTCTCGGCGTTGCCGTAGTTGGTCTCGCGGACGAGGTCCCAGAGATTTGCACCGACAGGGAGCGGGTCGATGACGACGGCGCCGGCGTCCTTGAGTTTCTTGATGGCAGCCTCGATGAGCTCGACGGCGGGTTTGTCGGCGTCTTCGGTGCCGAAGAGTTCGCGGACGACGCCGATGCGGGCGCCTTTGAGGCCGTCCTTCTTGAGCGAGGAGAGATAGTTGTCGGATGGCGTTTTCCCGAGGCCCTTGTATGAGAAAAGGTCCGACGCATCGGTGCCGGCCATGATGGACATGGTGATGGCGGCGTCGGTGACGGAGCGGGCCATGGGGCCGGCGCGGTCATAGGTGATTGAGATCGGGATGATGCCGGCGCGGGAGACGAGGCCTTCGGAGGGCGCGAAGCCGACGAGGTTGGCCTTGGTGGAGGGATTGCGGATGGAGGAGCCGGTCTCGGTGCCGAGGCCAACCCAGCCGAAGAGAGCGGTCACACCCGCGCCTGAGCCGCCGGAGGAACCACCGGGAATTTTTTCTAGGTTGTAGGGGTTGAGGACCTGGCCGCCGAGGGAGCTGGTGCCAGTGGCGCCGCGGGCGAATTCATCGAGATTGGTTTTTGCGAGGATGATCGCGCCGGCGGCGCGGAGGCGGGCGATGGTGAAGGCGTCGCGGAACGGGACGGTGCCAGCGAGCGCCTTGGCTCCACCGGTGGTGGCGAGGTCGAAAGTGTCGTAGTTATCTTTCACCAACACGGGGACGCCGTGCATGAGGGAGCGCGGGCCTTTGGCTTTGCGTTCGGCGTCGAGGGCACGGGCGAGTTCGAGCGCCTTCGGGTGGAGCGTGAGGATCGCGTTGAGCTTGGGGCCGGCCTGGTCGTAGGCGGCGATGCGCTTCAAGTAGACCTCGACGACTTTTTCGGAGGTGAGGCCGGCGTCGTAGGCTTTTTGGAGATCGAGGATCGTCGCGGTGGACAGGTCCAGCTCGGCGGCGCGAGTGAATGTATGCGCGGCGCTGGTGAACGCGGCTGCGATAAGAAGGACGCGGGAGAGTCTCATGAGAGGTCAGTACGTGATGGTTTCGCCGGGGAGGGGCGGGGTGATTTTCGGGAGTTTGCGATGCGGCGCGGTCTGTTCGTAGCCGTAGGCGATCTGGAGGATCTTCGCGTCGTCGAAGGCGGCGCCGAGGAACTCGATGCCGTTGGGCGTGCCGTCGGCGGTGAAGCCGGCGGGAACGGTGATTGCGGGGAGGCCACAGTAGTCGCTGATGCTCTGGCCGGATGCGCCGGGAGGAAGGGGCCAGGTGCCGGCTTTGGGAAGCGGGCCGGAGCGCACGGGATAGACGAGCGCGTCGAGGTCGAACTTCACCATGAGGTCCTCGAGGAGATCCTTGAGGATGGCGCGATTCCGGTACTTGCCGGCGTATTCAGCATTCAATTCGAGTACGATAGCGGCTTCGGATTCGGCGTAGCGCTCCTTGAGTCGTGGATGGAATTTTCCGGTCTTGATGAGATCGGCGAGCGTGGAGACGGGCTGGTTCGCGCCGCGGGCTGCGAGGTAGCTGTTAAAGGATGCCTTGAATTCGTAGTTGCTGACGCCCTGACCCTGAAGCATCGCGAAGAGATCGGTGCCGGATGAGACGGGATCGATGATGATAGCACCGGCGTCCTTCATCTTCGTGACGGCGTCCTCGATGAGCTTGTGATACTCGGCGTGCTCGGGGCCGTTCTTGAAGAGATCGCGGAGGATGCCGAGGCGTTTGCCTTTGAGCGCGCCTGGCTTGAGGAAGCTCTCGTAAGGGGCGTCGGGAGTTTTGCCGATGCTGAGGCGGGTGATCTGGTCGTTGGGATCGATGCCGGCCATGACGGTGAGCATCACGGCGCAATCGTAGACGCTGACGGTCATCGGTCCGCCGCGGTCTTGTGTCATGGAGATCGGCATGATGCCCGCGCGGCTGAGAAGACCTTCGGTCGCGACCATGCCGACGATGTTGTTGTCGTTGGCGGGATGGCGGACGGAGCCGCCGGTTTCGGTGCCGAGTCCGACGAGTGCGTAGACAGCGGCGACACCGGCACCGGTGCCCGCGCTAGAGCCGCCGGGGATGAGATCGAGTGCGTGAGGATTGAGCGTTTGTCCGCCGAGGGAGCTGACGCCGTTTCCGCCGCGGGCCATTTCATCGAGGTTGGTTTTGGCGATGATGATGGCCCCGGCCTCGCGGAGTTTTTTGACCATGAAGGCATCGTGCGCGGGGACGGCATCTTTGAGCGCGAGCGCTCCGCCGGTAGTCGGCATGTCGAAGGTGTCGTAGTTGTCCTTCACGAGCACGGGGATGCCGTGCAGGGCGGAACGGACTTTTCCTGATTTTCGCTCGGCATCGAGGGCGCGGGCTTCGGCGAGGGCGCGTTCGCCGTTGTTGTAGATGACGGCGTTGAGCTTGGGTCCGGCCTGATCGTACGCGGCGATGCGCGCGAGCGAGAGTTTGACCAGTTGCTCGGAGGTCAGCGCGCCGGCGGTGAGGGCGGCGTTGACCTCTTTGAGCGTGGACTGGGTGAGGACGAGGGTTTCGGCGCTGGCCGGTTTGAGCAGTGCGAGCGCACTGAGGACGGCGAGTGCGAGCGACCGGCGCAGGCGGAGATTAGTATTCATTGAAGATGCGGGTGACCTCGGCGAGGTCGGTGGATTGGGTGAGCGCGAGCTGGAGTAGGATCCGGGCTTTTTCCGGGTGAAGGTTGTCGCCGGGGACCATTTTCGCTTCGCGGCGGCGCGGCGTGTCCTGCACGCGGCCGCCATAGGTGCGAGCGGTCATGACGACGACGACGCCTTTTTCCTGGGCACGTTTAACGGCGGCCTGCTGGCTCGTAGTGGCTCCGCCAGCACCGACGCCGTCGATGACGATGCCTTTGACGCCGTGTTCGACAGCGGCGTCGATGAAGTAGCCGGGCGCTTCGCGATAACCGTAGAAAATCTCGACTGCGGGAACGGTCGGGTAGGATTTACCCGCGAACTCTGAGCCGGTGGTGTGACGGCGGATGACGTCGCGCTGGAAAACGATTCTGTCGGGATCGGCGACACCGATGGCGCCGACGTCGACGCCCTTGAAGGTGTGCGTGCGGTAGGCGCTGGTTTTATCGAGATCGCGGGCGGGAGTGATGAGGTTGTTGGTGCAGTGGAGCACGCCTTTGCCCCAAGCCTCTTTGGTGGCGGCGACGCGTATGGCGTCGAAGAGATTGCGGGGGCCGTCGCCGGACATGGCGGACCAGGGACGTTGCGAGCCGACGAAGACGATGGGCTTATCGGTCTTCACGGTGAGGTTCATGTAGAAGGCGACCTCGGACTGGGTGTTGGTGCCGTGGGTGACGACCATGCCGTCGACGTTGGGATCGTTCGCGAGCTCGTTGAGACGCTGGGAAACGCGGTGGAGATCTTCGTGCGTTTCCTGGCCGGAGGCGCGGTTCTGCGGAGCACGTTGATCGTCCACGGTGACGCGGGCGACGGTGGCTACCTCGGGCATCTCGTTGACCCAGTCGATGGGCTCGACGCGGACGCCGCCACCGTAGTTGGTGATGTTGGTACGTGGTTCACCGCGGCTGGCGATGGTACCGCCCATAGAGACGAGGACGATGCGCGGGAGCGTGGCGGCGTTGGCCGGCATCGCTGGCGGCGGAGAGTAAGTCGGAATTTCCGCCGTGAAGGCGGAGGGACTGAGCAGTGAGCAGTGGCCGATGACCACGGCGGAGAGGAGAAGGCGGGAGAAATTTTTTGAGCGCATGTGCGAAAGTTCTATGAGGAGGAGTCGTGGGTTGGGTCTGGCTCAGTACTCGTTGAACATGCGTTGAATTTCCTTCGGGTCGGTCGTCTTGGTGAGAGCGAGGCGAAGAAGGATGCGCGCTTTATGCGGCGAGATGTTGTCGGAAGTGGGCACGCTGGATTCGGCGCTGCGGGTGCTTTCGAGGACGCGGCCGGAGCCCTTGCGGTCGCTGTTCACAAAGACGACGCCCTTGGCCTGGCCGTTTTTGACTGCCTCGCGACTACCACCGGTGAGGACGATACCCTTGGCGCCAGCGGCGACGAAGGCATCGATCGCGGTGCCATCGGACTCCTGGTAACCGTACGTGATGTCGACGCGGGGGAGCGTGGTGAGCGTGGAGACGTCGAACTCGGACTTGCTGGTATGGCGCGTCGTGGGCTTGCGATAGAAGACGATGCGATCTGAGTCGGCGAAACCGAGAGGGCCGGAGTCGCGGGCGACGAACGTATCCATGCGATTGGTATTTCCCTTGGTGGTTTCGCGGGCGGCGTTGATCTCGTCATTGAGGAGGATCATGACGCCCTTGCCGCGAGCTTCAGGCGTGGCGGCGGTGCGCACGGCATTGAGAAGGTTGAACGGACCATCACGGGAAACGGCGGTGAAGGGACGCATCGCACCGACGACCACGACGGGTTTGTCGGACTTGATGACGAGGTTGAGGAAGTAGGCGGTCTCCTCGAGCGTGGCGGTGCCGTGAGTGACGACAGCGCCTGCGGACTCGGGCTTCGCGAGCCATTCGTTGATAGCCTTGGCGAGACGGAGCTGGATCTCGGTGTTAACGCTCGGCGAGCCGACGTTGGAGATTTCCATGTAGGAGAGATCGGCGAAATCTTTCATCTCGGGGAGATCGGCGATCAGTT from Nibricoccus aquaticus includes:
- a CDS encoding asparaginase; this translates as MHPHSLRCVLTAAALTLLSALTAVGADLPKVKLFTTGGTIQSKGNHRQKHMEYSDGKVTPEELIADLPEMKDFADLSYMEISNVGSPSVNTEIQLRLAKAINEWLAKPESAGAVVTHGTATLEETAYFLNLVIKSDKPVVVVGAMRPFTAVSRDGPFNLLNAVRTAATPEARGKGVMILLNDEINAARETTKGNTNRMDTFVARDSGPLGFADSDRIVFYRKPTTRHTSKSEFDVSTLTTLPRVDITYGYQESDGTAIDAFVAAGAKGIVLTGGSREAVKNGQAKGVVFVNSDRKGSGRVLESTRSAESSVPTSDNISPHKARILLRLALTKTTDPKEIQRMFNEY
- a CDS encoding amidase family protein, translating into MRLSRVLLIAAAFTSAAHTFTRAAELDLSTATILDLQKAYDAGLTSEKVVEVYLKRIAAYDQAGPKLNAILTLHPKALELARALDAERKAKGPRSLMHGVPVLVKDNYDTFDLATTGGAKALAGTVPFRDAFTIARLRAAGAIILAKTNLDEFARGATGTSSLGGQVLNPYNLEKIPGGSSGGSGAGVTALFGWVGLGTETGSSIRNPSTKANLVGFAPSEGLVSRAGIIPISITYDRAGPMARSVTDAAITMSIMAGTDASDLFSYKGLGKTPSDNYLSSLKKDGLKGARIGVVRELFGTEDADKPAVELIEAAIKKLKDAGAVVIDPLPVGANLWDLVRETNYGNAENRVALEAYFASRGPQFPIKTIPDLVKGGVIGRLQKRYDEEQSAAEPTGNAEYIAKLEGRFVLQKFVHELMDRWQVDVLVYPHETKPVRTIADAVPNKGETPTPPNDARSRVAGNGNRISTASGMPAMTVPAGFNTDGVPVGLEILARLYDEPTLIKVAYAYEQANPQRKLPATTPLLGIEKITY
- a CDS encoding amidase, with the protein product MPSDSAHTSRATATQSVTPHSTRRAFLRGAGLAGSSALLAQLGVRPASAQTSSGPSYLKSKDTNDDLAFMSATKIAGLIRDKKVSAVEAVTANYARIDAVNPKINAVVQFCRERAMAEAKAADQSLASGKLLGPLHGVPMTIKDSIDTAGVISTAGTVGRMNFIPEKDATTVARLRAAGAILLGKTNTPEWTLAGGGIPGVSTTANIVYGITKNPYDTTRSTAGSSGGAGAIVAAGGSAFDIGTDWGGSVRGPAHNNGIAGIKPTFGRVPRTGHIVGFGGYLDNWQELGPMARRVEDLSLLMPIVAGPDFTDCSQYPMPWKTTPIEISKLRVAFFPTNGLAETTPETQDMVKACAKYFADAGAQVTEDCPKDIILELEEIRFKFMGACGWSYLERLAEKWGTKAVSPTVVARYKQGMTSTAELIELWEKQDANKVRFLQWIKDYDIVLCPTAGKPAMPINLGTAGTTWKPGSSYMGMFNTTGYPSAVVRAATSPEKLPLGIMVTGQPWRDEIVLAACDFIESKTGGWQKPAI
- a CDS encoding amidase family protein, which translates into the protein MNTNLRLRRSLALAVLSALALLKPASAETLVLTQSTLKEVNAALTAGALTSEQLVKLSLARIAAYDQAGPKLNAVIYNNGERALAEARALDAERKSGKVRSALHGIPVLVKDNYDTFDMPTTGGALALKDAVPAHDAFMVKKLREAGAIIIAKTNLDEMARGGNGVSSLGGQTLNPHALDLIPGGSSAGTGAGVAAVYALVGLGTETGGSVRHPANDNNIVGMVATEGLLSRAGIMPISMTQDRGGPMTVSVYDCAVMLTVMAGIDPNDQITRLSIGKTPDAPYESFLKPGALKGKRLGILRDLFKNGPEHAEYHKLIEDAVTKMKDAGAIIIDPVSSGTDLFAMLQGQGVSNYEFKASFNSYLAARGANQPVSTLADLIKTGKFHPRLKERYAESEAAIVLELNAEYAGKYRNRAILKDLLEDLMVKFDLDALVYPVRSGPLPKAGTWPLPPGASGQSISDYCGLPAITVPAGFTADGTPNGIEFLGAAFDDAKILQIAYGYEQTAPHRKLPKITPPLPGETITY
- a CDS encoding asparaginase; its protein translation is MRSKNFSRLLLSAVVIGHCSLLSPSAFTAEIPTYSPPPAMPANAATLPRIVLVSMGGTIASRGEPRTNITNYGGGVRVEPIDWVNEMPEVATVARVTVDDQRAPQNRASGQETHEDLHRVSQRLNELANDPNVDGMVVTHGTNTQSEVAFYMNLTVKTDKPIVFVGSQRPWSAMSGDGPRNLFDAIRVAATKEAWGKGVLHCTNNLITPARDLDKTSAYRTHTFKGVDVGAIGVADPDRIVFQRDVIRRHTTGSEFAGKSYPTVPAVEIFYGYREAPGYFIDAAVEHGVKGIVIDGVGAGGATTSQQAAVKRAQEKGVVVVMTARTYGGRVQDTPRRREAKMVPGDNLHPEKARILLQLALTQSTDLAEVTRIFNEY